From one Terriglobales bacterium genomic stretch:
- a CDS encoding lysophospholipid acyltransferase family protein, producing MDAQTIKPEAATSGDDSSLRGTLRHRLEYAPVWLLLHTLALLPRPVARFAGMSLGCTVWLLFGRLRRVGMRNQQMAFPEKSKREHRKVVRRLFLHLGRQLAEFCKFPQYTPANVSDVIIYDGVENFEAARARGKGVLFLTAHLGGWELSSFMHSLHGHAMYIVARGLDNPYVDRLVKRYRTLHGNKVFDKDDYARGLLKAVREGETVGILMDTNMTPPQGIFAEFFGIPACTASGLARVALRTDAAVLPGFAFWDEQIRKYRLQMAPALALIRSGDDEADVIANTRLFNQTIESYVRRYPDQWLWVHRRWKTRPAGEPPLY from the coding sequence ATGGACGCTCAGACAATAAAGCCGGAAGCCGCGACCTCAGGAGACGATTCATCACTCCGGGGCACCCTTCGCCACCGCCTGGAGTACGCGCCGGTTTGGCTGCTGCTACATACCTTGGCTCTCTTACCGCGTCCTGTGGCGCGCTTTGCCGGCATGAGTCTGGGTTGCACTGTGTGGCTACTGTTCGGACGCCTGCGCCGGGTGGGAATGCGGAACCAGCAGATGGCCTTCCCGGAAAAAAGTAAACGCGAGCACCGCAAAGTTGTGCGCCGATTATTTCTGCACCTGGGCCGCCAGCTTGCGGAATTTTGCAAATTTCCCCAGTACACCCCGGCCAACGTCTCCGACGTCATTATTTATGACGGTGTCGAAAATTTTGAGGCTGCGCGGGCACGCGGCAAAGGCGTGCTCTTCCTGACCGCGCACTTGGGCGGCTGGGAGCTCTCTTCTTTCATGCATTCCTTGCACGGACACGCTATGTACATTGTGGCCCGTGGCCTGGATAACCCTTATGTAGACCGACTGGTCAAACGTTATCGCACCCTGCACGGCAACAAAGTTTTTGATAAAGATGACTATGCGCGCGGCCTTTTGAAAGCCGTCCGGGAGGGAGAAACCGTAGGAATTCTCATGGATACCAACATGACTCCGCCGCAGGGAATCTTCGCCGAATTTTTTGGCATTCCTGCCTGCACGGCCAGCGGCCTGGCGCGCGTGGCCCTGAGAACAGATGCCGCTGTGCTTCCCGGCTTTGCATTTTGGGATGAGCAGATTCGCAAGTATCGCTTACAGATGGCCCCGGCGCTTGCGCTGATACGCAGCGGAGACGATGAGGCCGACGTGATCGCCAACACCCGGCTTTTCAATCAGACCATTGAAAGCTATGTACGCAGATATCCTGACCAATGGCTGTGGGTGCATCGCCGCTGGAAGACGCGCCCTGCAGGCGAGCCTCCGCTATACTGA
- a CDS encoding lipid-binding SYLF domain-containing protein, with product MKKLLLVSLMVLSFAGVCLADDREKDIERLQTAGQVLDEIMSAPDSGVPQQVMDSAECVAVVPSMFKGGFVFGGALGKGVVTCRTPNGWSAPAFFRIEGGSFGFQIGGQAVDLVMLVMNQRGMQSLLASHVKLGADASAAAGPVGRLAEGMTDISMRSEILTYSRARGLFAGVSLNGAVVKQHKDDTRAFYGRMIPFRTLLTGGVESPSEAQPFLGAVAKYNKGKSDSNAPVTATSVPASTSTTSAATVTTTTGATAAQPAAQAQPATNATASSESSSQEKPDPTAPKTR from the coding sequence ATGAAAAAACTTCTGCTTGTTTCTCTGATGGTCCTGTCGTTTGCTGGTGTCTGTCTGGCGGATGATCGTGAAAAAGATATTGAACGGCTGCAGACAGCCGGGCAGGTGCTCGATGAAATCATGTCTGCACCCGATAGCGGTGTTCCCCAGCAAGTTATGGATTCGGCCGAATGCGTGGCTGTAGTCCCCTCGATGTTTAAAGGCGGCTTTGTGTTCGGAGGCGCTTTAGGCAAAGGCGTGGTCACCTGCCGTACCCCGAACGGTTGGAGCGCCCCTGCTTTCTTCCGCATTGAAGGCGGCAGCTTTGGATTCCAAATCGGCGGACAGGCGGTGGACCTGGTGATGCTGGTCATGAACCAGCGCGGCATGCAGTCGCTGCTGGCCAGCCACGTGAAATTGGGGGCCGATGCTTCGGCTGCGGCGGGTCCGGTGGGCCGTCTTGCCGAGGGCATGACGGATATTTCCATGCGCTCAGAGATTCTCACCTATTCCCGCGCCCGCGGCCTGTTTGCCGGCGTGAGTCTCAACGGCGCCGTGGTGAAGCAGCATAAAGATGATACCCGCGCTTTTTACGGGCGCATGATTCCGTTCCGGACCCTGTTGACAGGTGGCGTGGAGTCTCCAAGCGAAGCCCAGCCGTTCCTGGGAGCTGTCGCCAAATACAACAAGGGTAAATCCGACTCCAACGCTCCCGTCACTGCAACCTCGGTGCCTGCGAGTACGTCAACGACATCCGCAGCAACCGTCACAACAACCACCGGAGCAACGGCAGCGCAGCCTGCAGCCCAAGCACAGCCTGCGACCAATGCCACTGCAAGCAGTGAAAGCAGCAGCCAGGAAAAACCCGACCCAACGGCTCCGAAAACCCGGTGA
- a CDS encoding VCBS repeat-containing protein: MSMIRRLGVVSLLCILFCLVAGVEPALAANPFTPAPGSPIITGAGAGFVAVGDLNGDGKPDVVVVNGSANSVSVLLATGGGSFLAPVNYGVGIGPNDVAIADVLGNGRLDLVVTNSDGTIDLLINNGSGVFTTPLPPLFAGSGTGPEGIAVADLNKDGFPDIVVADSFTNNVTVFLGAGLGAFTPGVNYTTSTNPSTIITNPSSVGVADFNGDGKLDLVTANNANDTVSLLLGNGNGTFQAPISVNVNPSPTSSCSDPDALVVADLNGDSKPDVAVACTGGTVSILLGNGSGTGTGIFAAAVSYTTFDSASGAGTGPESIAAADFDGKNGVDLVIADSSNDAVVLLNSGTGTFGAPIPQPAGKGAFGVATGDFNADSKPDLAVANFTDGTVSILLNGGAIGNGGGGGGGGCTPTTCPANFTITVTPASVTTKAGTLVTYTVTVTPGPGFSEPVALTCSSSAPASGCSFSTKTVLPRNGASVNSTMSVATNFNPSGGPFSKADPSQSPMPHSNNNLYAMLSFSGAGVFGLVLSARRLRSKRRPLVGVVITILGVLVILMTLQGCGKKEDFPVGPDVVTPPGTYAVTVTGTAGSGSSAQVATATPTPALIVN; the protein is encoded by the coding sequence ATGTCCATGATCAGACGTTTAGGGGTAGTTTCGCTGCTTTGCATTCTGTTCTGCCTGGTAGCAGGGGTTGAGCCGGCGCTGGCTGCAAATCCTTTTACGCCAGCACCAGGATCGCCCATCATTACCGGCGCCGGAGCCGGCTTTGTAGCCGTCGGCGATTTGAATGGAGACGGAAAGCCCGACGTGGTTGTCGTCAACGGTAGCGCTAACAGCGTCTCAGTTCTACTGGCAACAGGCGGAGGAAGCTTCCTGGCTCCGGTCAATTACGGGGTCGGAATCGGTCCCAACGATGTCGCTATCGCAGACGTCCTTGGGAATGGCAGGCTTGATTTGGTGGTTACGAATAGTGACGGTACCATCGACCTTCTGATCAACAATGGTAGCGGCGTTTTTACCACTCCACTTCCACCCCTTTTTGCAGGGTCGGGAACGGGACCCGAAGGCATTGCTGTTGCCGATCTTAATAAAGACGGATTCCCCGACATTGTTGTCGCTGACTCCTTCACCAATAACGTCACCGTCTTCCTGGGAGCCGGACTTGGAGCTTTTACACCCGGTGTTAATTACACGACCAGCACAAATCCTTCTACGATTATCACCAATCCTTCATCTGTTGGGGTGGCTGACTTCAATGGTGATGGAAAACTTGACCTGGTCACTGCCAATAATGCCAATGACACGGTCAGCCTTCTTCTGGGCAACGGAAACGGGACCTTTCAAGCCCCTATAAGCGTTAATGTGAACCCCAGTCCGACTTCGAGCTGCTCGGATCCCGATGCTCTTGTGGTTGCTGACCTGAACGGAGACTCAAAGCCCGATGTCGCTGTGGCATGTACGGGAGGCACCGTAAGCATACTCTTGGGGAACGGAAGTGGAACTGGAACCGGGATTTTTGCAGCCGCCGTCAGCTATACCACATTTGATAGTGCGAGTGGCGCCGGAACGGGACCCGAGTCTATTGCCGCGGCCGACTTCGACGGCAAGAATGGAGTTGATCTGGTCATCGCGGACTCCTCCAATGATGCGGTTGTTCTGCTCAACAGCGGCACTGGAACTTTTGGTGCTCCCATCCCGCAGCCTGCAGGCAAAGGGGCATTTGGGGTAGCCACTGGTGATTTTAATGCCGATAGCAAGCCCGATCTAGCCGTCGCCAATTTTACGGACGGTACCGTAAGCATTTTGTTGAATGGAGGAGCCATAGGAAACGGTGGCGGCGGTGGTGGTGGTGGCTGCACCCCAACTACATGTCCTGCTAATTTCACCATTACTGTAACTCCGGCTTCTGTAACGACAAAAGCCGGCACACTGGTTACTTATACAGTTACCGTGACCCCTGGACCTGGATTCAGTGAACCTGTCGCACTCACTTGCTCCAGCAGCGCCCCGGCATCTGGTTGCTCTTTTAGCACCAAAACTGTCCTTCCCAGAAACGGCGCCTCCGTGAACAGTACGATGAGCGTGGCCACCAACTTCAATCCTTCTGGAGGCCCTTTTAGCAAGGCAGATCCTTCTCAGTCGCCTATGCCGCACTCGAACAATAATCTCTATGCCATGCTTTCTTTCAGCGGAGCGGGGGTTTTCGGGTTGGTCCTGTCGGCAAGACGTCTTCGAAGCAAACGCAGACCGTTGGTAGGAGTGGTAATAACAATCCTGGGGGTTCTAGTGATTTTGATGACCTTGCAAGGGTGCGGAAAGAAAGAAGATTTCCCAGTCGGCCCCGACGTGGTGACGCCACCCGGCACTTACGCTGTAACTGTGACGGGCACGGCAGGAAGCGGCTCCAGTGCACAGGTCGCGACTGCAACACCAACTCCGGCCTTGATCGTTAATTAA
- a CDS encoding c-type cytochrome, with translation MNRSLSLLMVFCILFLTACKVSKPGDMESSIMKNVERTVTIGDKDKKNPIASSPDAIKEGGEHFQHHCQICHGLDGHATGVPFAAQMSPPVPDLGDKDSQEYTDGQLHWIVENGIAPSGMPAWKGILEDDEMWKIVLYMRNLPAKGSLGAPEIFKEEQEEHEEMEKGGTPEHEHHHEHAH, from the coding sequence ATGAACCGATCTTTGAGTCTGTTGATGGTATTTTGCATTCTATTCCTTACTGCCTGCAAGGTCAGCAAACCGGGTGACATGGAAAGTTCGATCATGAAAAACGTAGAACGAACGGTCACCATCGGCGATAAAGATAAGAAAAACCCGATTGCTTCTTCTCCGGATGCGATCAAAGAGGGCGGAGAACACTTCCAGCATCATTGCCAGATCTGCCACGGTCTCGACGGCCATGCTACAGGAGTGCCCTTCGCAGCTCAGATGTCACCCCCTGTCCCTGATTTGGGCGACAAGGACTCGCAGGAATACACCGACGGGCAGCTCCACTGGATCGTTGAAAATGGTATTGCTCCTTCCGGTATGCCCGCATGGAAAGGCATTCTGGAAGATGACGAGATGTGGAAAATTGTGCTCTACATGCGCAACCTGCCTGCCAAAGGCAGCCTGGGCGCCCCGGAAATTTTCAAGGAAGAACAGGAAGAGCACGAGGAGATGGAAAAGGGCGGCACGCCGGAGCACGAACACCATCATGAGCATGCACACTGA
- the lpxD gene encoding UDP-3-O-(3-hydroxymyristoyl)glucosamine N-acyltransferase codes for MSMLVEEIANSIQARLLGKGTAEISGVASLESAGVTHLVFVENTARLEQAIASSAGAIIAAEFAANAKATKPILIVADPRLAFARAAKLLHHRRRQHPGVHSTAEVHHSAKLGKAVSIGPHAVLGEDCVIGDHTRIGPGSCIGNGVVIGEECFIDNNVTIYAGTRIGKRAAIHAGVVLGSDGFGYVRDRATGKYEQFPQIGTLEIADDVEVGSNTTIDRGALDATIIGKGTKIDNLVHIGHNVRIGENVVIAALTGISGSSVIESNVVVGGQVGIGDHVRITEGVILGSGSGVLTKKIVRGKGVVFWGRPAKPLREYLKELAVLARLAKKK; via the coding sequence ATGTCAATGCTGGTTGAAGAGATCGCAAATAGCATTCAAGCCCGCCTGCTGGGAAAGGGCACAGCGGAGATCAGCGGCGTGGCCAGCCTGGAGTCGGCGGGCGTCACGCACCTCGTATTTGTGGAAAATACTGCCCGCCTCGAGCAGGCCATCGCCAGCTCTGCGGGCGCAATCATCGCCGCAGAATTCGCAGCGAATGCAAAGGCCACAAAACCCATTTTGATTGTTGCCGATCCGCGCCTGGCGTTTGCGCGGGCGGCGAAGCTGTTGCATCATCGGCGGCGCCAGCACCCCGGCGTGCATTCGACCGCTGAAGTTCATCACTCCGCCAAGCTGGGCAAGGCAGTTTCCATAGGGCCGCACGCGGTCCTGGGCGAAGACTGCGTAATCGGAGACCACACCCGCATCGGTCCGGGAAGCTGCATCGGCAACGGAGTTGTCATTGGAGAGGAGTGTTTCATTGACAACAACGTGACCATTTACGCTGGGACGCGCATCGGCAAACGCGCGGCCATCCATGCTGGAGTAGTTTTGGGAAGCGATGGTTTCGGTTATGTCCGCGACCGGGCAACAGGGAAGTATGAACAGTTCCCCCAAATTGGCACGCTTGAGATCGCGGATGATGTGGAAGTTGGTTCCAACACGACCATTGACCGTGGCGCGCTCGATGCCACCATCATTGGCAAAGGAACAAAGATTGATAATCTCGTCCACATCGGACACAACGTAAGGATCGGCGAAAACGTCGTTATCGCAGCGCTCACGGGAATCTCCGGCAGCTCGGTCATCGAAAGCAACGTTGTAGTTGGAGGACAGGTGGGAATCGGCGATCACGTCCGGATAACGGAAGGCGTGATTCTTGGCTCCGGCTCCGGCGTGCTGACCAAAAAAATCGTGCGCGGTAAAGGCGTGGTCTTTTGGGGAAGACCAGCCAAGCCGCTGCGCGAATATCTGAAAGAGCTGGCCGTGCTGGCCCGGCTGGCAAAGAAAAAATAG